A genomic region of Actinomycetota bacterium contains the following coding sequences:
- a CDS encoding late competence development ComFB family protein yields MEEVVDSTIEEILARRDDVCKCERCKLDIKALALNHLPAKYVVTDKGYVYTKINELETQFKADVTVAVTNALKVIRANPRHGNKG; encoded by the coding sequence ATGGAGGAGGTCGTGGATTCCACGATCGAGGAGATACTGGCACGGCGCGACGATGTCTGCAAGTGCGAACGCTGCAAGCTCGACATCAAGGCGCTGGCCCTGAATCACCTGCCGGCGAAGTACGTGGTGACGGACAAGGGCTACGTTTACACCAAGATAAACGAGCTGGAAACGCAGTTCAAGGCGGACGTCACCGTGGCCGTCACCAATGCCCTGAAGGTGATCCGCGCCAATCCCCGCCACGGGAACAAGGGCTGA
- a CDS encoding PAS domain S-box protein has translation MQVQLNPVNVTEIVAIVGSGMLGFLVLAGHWRDRRGRLFGLLCLLLAVWKGFDFAHPLLTQETWVDSLSWATGSLAIYLAVHFFVAYAFEEKGRHDFIYRGAFLASLVFVVAALTDVLGKSDPWKGAFAAFLFLSSGLIVGLTAWKFNREKDRRLLLMLLGAIFITLGVCLQVVDIIWDLWELRPQTYGMLAFEACFAYDILVAGLLRERKERLQALEELGLRERRLEMAEARFRKMMDNSYDVIFTMDREGNILAINTEAKEVLGFPVERMLGKGYLDFLDEEERARAFDALARGLQGEKIRFYDITLQRPDGRPVILSLTGTRLYSEKEAALVIARDVTGSREMEKELRERNLLLQEANRRLRELDQLKTELVGIVGHELRSPLTVINSYAAALKDHWDKMGEERKLACIDHVLRECGRLNRMVENVLDMSRIESEQVFLDRRRGDLVLFLDDVTREMAMTPGSRPMHLVTSQRSIELEADWDKIKQVLINLLDNAFRYSPPWGRVVVTGDVQDAMAVVRVKDQGPGIPREGREHLFEKFTQNKPEGMERGLGLGLYIVRTFVEAHGGKVWVEDEEGMGAVLAFSLPLREQ, from the coding sequence GTGCAGGTGCAGTTGAACCCCGTAAACGTCACGGAGATCGTGGCCATCGTGGGCTCCGGCATGCTGGGGTTCCTGGTTCTCGCCGGCCACTGGCGCGACAGGCGCGGCCGCCTTTTCGGCCTGCTGTGCCTCCTTCTTGCCGTCTGGAAAGGCTTCGACTTCGCCCATCCCCTGCTCACGCAGGAGACCTGGGTTGACTCGCTTTCCTGGGCCACCGGCTCCCTTGCCATCTACCTGGCGGTACACTTCTTCGTGGCGTATGCCTTTGAGGAAAAGGGCAGGCACGACTTCATATACCGCGGCGCTTTTCTCGCCTCGCTTGTCTTCGTGGTCGCCGCGCTCACGGACGTACTGGGGAAGTCGGATCCCTGGAAGGGCGCCTTTGCGGCGTTCCTCTTTCTCTCCAGTGGGCTCATCGTGGGGTTGACGGCCTGGAAGTTCAACCGCGAGAAGGACCGGCGCCTGCTGCTGATGCTGCTGGGGGCGATATTCATCACCCTGGGGGTATGTCTCCAGGTGGTGGACATCATCTGGGACCTGTGGGAGCTCCGTCCCCAGACCTACGGCATGTTGGCCTTCGAGGCCTGCTTCGCCTACGACATCCTGGTGGCGGGCCTGTTGCGCGAGCGGAAGGAGCGCCTGCAGGCCCTGGAGGAGCTCGGCCTGCGCGAGAGGCGGCTGGAGATGGCGGAAGCGCGCTTCCGCAAGATGATGGACAACAGCTACGACGTCATCTTCACCATGGACCGCGAGGGAAACATCCTGGCCATCAACACCGAGGCCAAGGAGGTGCTCGGATTCCCGGTGGAGCGGATGCTGGGGAAGGGATACCTCGATTTCCTGGACGAGGAGGAACGCGCCAGGGCCTTCGACGCACTCGCCCGCGGCCTGCAGGGCGAGAAGATAAGGTTCTACGACATCACCCTTCAGAGGCCGGACGGCAGGCCGGTGATCCTATCCCTCACCGGCACCCGCCTCTACAGCGAGAAAGAGGCGGCCCTGGTCATCGCCCGTGACGTCACCGGGTCGCGCGAGATGGAGAAGGAGCTGCGGGAGAGGAACCTGTTGCTGCAGGAGGCGAACAGGAGGCTGCGCGAGCTGGACCAGCTCAAGACGGAGCTCGTCGGCATCGTCGGTCACGAGCTGCGCTCGCCGCTCACGGTGATCAACAGCTACGCCGCGGCCCTCAAGGACCACTGGGATAAGATGGGCGAGGAGCGCAAGCTCGCCTGCATCGACCACGTGCTGCGCGAGTGCGGACGCCTCAACCGCATGGTGGAGAACGTCCTGGACATGAGCCGCATCGAGTCGGAGCAGGTTTTCCTCGACCGGCGCCGGGGTGACCTGGTGCTCTTCCTGGACGACGTCACCAGGGAGATGGCCATGACCCCGGGCTCCCGGCCCATGCACCTGGTCACCTCGCAGCGCAGCATAGAGCTGGAGGCAGACTGGGACAAGATCAAGCAGGTGCTCATCAACCTGCTGGACAACGCCTTCCGCTACAGCCCTCCCTGGGGCAGGGTGGTCGTCACCGGGGACGTGCAGGACGCCATGGCGGTGGTGCGCGTGAAGGACCAGGGCCCCGGCATCCCGCGCGAGGGACGCGAGCACCTCTTCGAGAAGTTCACCCAGAACAAGCCGGAGGGGATGGAGCGCGGGTTGGGCCTGGGGCTCTACATCGTGCGCACCTTCGTTGAAGCGCACGGCGGAAAGGTCTGGGTGGAGGACGAGGAGGGGATGGGAGCCGTGCTCGCCTTTTCCCTCCCCCTGCGGGAGCAGTGA
- a CDS encoding carboxylesterase family protein — MLRKCASLFTAALLITLLALPASGCGRRESARPPSTLEVPQLDSGPISGIQEDGVWVYKGIPYAAPPVGELRWKEPQPVPPWKEVRACTEYGPACPQAEWPYQVQSDIFRITDQDEDCLYLNVWTPAASPDDRLPVMVWIHGGGFTIGSGSQVLYEGKYLARKGVVVVTMNYRLGPFGFMAHPRLSEESPHGVSGNYGLLDQVQALRWVRNNIAAFGGDPGNVTIFGESAGGASVCALLASPLAEGLFHRAIAESGAFLSMSTAADRRGETLEEAEELGEKVSRELGCDREEDELAALRSRSPEELLAAFDKVAPYAPGRPSIGPVADGYALPERPQDIFAAGKQHKIPLLIGTNADEAMLFLASQDLNAGQYEGLVRYAYGTYADEVTALFPVDGGTPKEAFSRLFTAMGFAAPSRFAAEKMAEAGMPVFVYLFTMRSSQPRTEHMGAYHGYELPFVFGTLVRYLRPEDQALSEVMMNYWTRFAASGDPNGGTEPPWPRFSAENDLYQELGPTVTTRSGYYPQAYRLLLKINYGT, encoded by the coding sequence ATGCTCAGAAAATGCGCTTCCCTTTTCACGGCCGCGCTCCTGATCACCCTGCTCGCCCTCCCGGCGTCGGGCTGCGGCCGCCGGGAGTCCGCGAGGCCACCCTCGACCCTGGAGGTCCCCCAGCTGGACAGCGGGCCCATAAGCGGCATCCAGGAGGACGGCGTCTGGGTTTACAAGGGCATACCCTACGCCGCCCCGCCCGTGGGAGAGCTGCGCTGGAAGGAGCCGCAGCCGGTGCCGCCCTGGAAAGAGGTGCGCGCCTGCACGGAGTACGGACCGGCATGCCCGCAGGCGGAATGGCCCTACCAGGTCCAGAGCGACATCTTCCGCATAACGGACCAGGACGAGGACTGCCTCTACCTCAACGTGTGGACGCCGGCCGCGAGCCCGGACGACAGGCTGCCGGTGATGGTGTGGATCCACGGGGGAGGCTTCACCATAGGCTCGGGCTCGCAGGTCCTCTACGAGGGAAAGTACCTGGCCCGCAAGGGGGTGGTGGTGGTCACCATGAACTACCGCCTGGGGCCCTTCGGTTTCATGGCCCATCCCAGGCTGAGCGAGGAATCCCCCCACGGGGTCTCCGGCAACTACGGCCTGCTTGACCAGGTGCAGGCCCTGCGTTGGGTGCGGAACAACATCGCGGCCTTCGGGGGCGATCCCGGCAACGTGACCATATTCGGCGAGTCAGCCGGCGGCGCCAGCGTCTGCGCCCTCCTGGCCAGCCCGCTGGCCGAGGGGCTCTTCCACCGCGCCATCGCGGAAAGCGGCGCCTTCCTCTCCATGAGCACCGCCGCCGACCGCCGCGGCGAGACCCTCGAGGAAGCGGAGGAGTTGGGCGAGAAGGTCTCCCGCGAGCTGGGATGCGACCGCGAGGAGGACGAGCTGGCCGCGCTGCGTTCCAGGTCACCGGAGGAGCTCCTCGCGGCCTTCGACAAGGTGGCGCCTTACGCGCCGGGGAGACCCTCCATCGGGCCCGTGGCGGACGGATACGCGCTACCCGAGAGGCCGCAGGACATATTCGCGGCCGGAAAGCAGCACAAGATCCCCCTCCTCATCGGGACCAACGCCGACGAGGCCATGCTCTTCCTCGCCTCGCAGGACTTGAACGCCGGGCAATACGAGGGCCTTGTCAGGTACGCGTACGGGACGTACGCCGACGAGGTGACCGCGCTCTTCCCCGTGGATGGGGGCACGCCGAAAGAGGCTTTCAGCCGCCTCTTCACCGCCATGGGGTTCGCCGCTCCCTCGCGCTTCGCCGCCGAGAAGATGGCCGAGGCGGGCATGCCCGTGTTCGTCTACCTCTTCACCATGCGATCGAGCCAGCCGCGGACGGAGCACATGGGAGCCTACCACGGTTACGAGCTTCCCTTCGTCTTCGGCACCCTGGTGAGATACCTCCGCCCCGAGGACCAGGCCCTCTCCGAGGTGATGATGAACTACTGGACCCGTTTCGCCGCGAGCGGGGATCCCAACGGGGGGACGGAGCCCCCCTGGCCGCGGTTCTCGGCGGAGAACGACCTCTACCAGGAACTGGGCCCCACCGTCACCACCCGTTCCGGCTATTACCCGCAGGCCTACCGCCTCCTTCTCAAGATCAACTACGGAACATGA
- a CDS encoding NAD(P)/FAD-dependent oxidoreductase: MHYDVIVIGAGPGGCMAARELSERGFKVLLVEREALPRDKACGGFLSAEAARLIEDSFGPLPRDCLEGPAQVRGVRLLCEGGGTYDLPFSGEAPPPGGGPFPGEGPSPGENATSGGNASPGKGRFPGEGLAVKRSILDAFLAGKCGADVADGCEVVDFDLGRFRVEMLLRRGGSEERLEATYLVGADGADSLSLRLLRPEFHRLYAAPHLERGMLVTGEGEADWDEGWMGLALTREGSAPASFFVRGGRVGMAVHLRGGRGWREELEDLQAFLSRRVGLVLRGGVVRSAALRNRMAAAGHYSLGAGCALLVGEAAGLVDPWGFGIRLALESGRTAAAAIADSAGENITPHLRYRYLMQPLLEREIAQRRRFAGKVGELDVSALASPRGRRERRDRRALRRRLA; encoded by the coding sequence ATGCATTACGACGTCATTGTCATCGGGGCAGGCCCCGGGGGATGCATGGCAGCGCGGGAGCTCTCGGAGCGCGGCTTCAAGGTCCTCCTGGTGGAAAGGGAGGCCCTGCCCCGCGACAAGGCCTGCGGTGGTTTCCTCTCCGCGGAGGCCGCGCGCCTCATCGAGGATTCCTTCGGGCCCCTTCCCCGTGACTGCCTGGAGGGTCCCGCGCAGGTGCGGGGCGTGCGCCTTCTCTGCGAGGGCGGCGGCACTTACGACCTTCCCTTTTCCGGCGAAGCTCCTCCTCCGGGTGGGGGTCCTTTCCCGGGCGAAGGTCCTTCCCCGGGCGAGAACGCCACCAGCGGTGGGAACGCCTCCCCGGGCAAGGGTCGTTTCCCCGGCGAGGGGCTCGCTGTGAAGCGCTCTATCCTGGATGCTTTCCTCGCCGGGAAATGCGGGGCCGACGTCGCCGACGGTTGCGAGGTGGTCGACTTCGACCTGGGGCGCTTCCGCGTGGAGATGCTCCTCCGCAGGGGAGGGTCGGAGGAGAGGTTGGAAGCCACCTACCTTGTGGGGGCGGACGGCGCGGACAGCCTCTCACTGCGCCTGCTGAGGCCGGAGTTCCACCGCCTCTACGCGGCGCCGCACCTGGAGAGAGGGATGCTGGTGACGGGCGAGGGCGAGGCGGACTGGGACGAGGGCTGGATGGGCCTGGCGCTGACCAGGGAGGGCTCCGCGCCGGCCTCCTTTTTCGTCCGCGGCGGGCGCGTAGGGATGGCGGTGCATCTCCGCGGCGGACGGGGTTGGCGGGAGGAGCTCGAGGACCTGCAGGCTTTCCTCTCCCGCAGGGTCGGACTCGTCCTGCGCGGCGGTGTCGTGCGCTCCGCCGCCCTGCGCAACCGCATGGCCGCGGCGGGCCACTACAGCCTGGGTGCCGGATGCGCCCTGCTGGTCGGGGAGGCGGCTGGCCTCGTCGACCCCTGGGGCTTCGGCATCCGCCTGGCCCTGGAAAGCGGCCGCACGGCGGCGGCGGCCATCGCCGACAGCGCGGGCGAGAACATCACCCCCCACCTCAGGTACCGGTACCTCATGCAGCCGCTCCTGGAAAGGGAGATCGCGCAGCGCCGCCGCTTCGCGGGGAAGGTGGGGGAGCTCGACGTCTCCGCGCTGGCCTCGCCGCGCGGCCGCCGCGAAAGGAGAGACCGTCGCGCCCTGCGCCGCCGCCTGGCGTGA
- the ssb gene encoding single-stranded DNA-binding protein, giving the protein MAGLNSVVLIGNLTRDPELRYTPSGVPVCTLRLAVNRNFTNQQGEVETDYFNVIVWRNQAEKCAEYLSKGRQVAVTGRLQSRSWEGADGQKRTTIEIVADRIVFLGRRDRVEDMAGGLPDVDLTEDEFSADLEPRVEDEVVY; this is encoded by the coding sequence ATGGCCGGTCTGAACAGCGTGGTGTTGATAGGCAACCTCACCCGGGATCCGGAACTCAGGTACACGCCGAGCGGCGTCCCGGTGTGCACCCTGCGCCTGGCGGTGAACCGCAACTTCACCAACCAGCAGGGGGAAGTGGAGACCGATTACTTCAACGTCATCGTATGGCGCAACCAGGCCGAGAAGTGCGCGGAGTACCTGAGCAAGGGGCGCCAGGTCGCCGTGACCGGAAGGCTCCAGAGCAGGAGCTGGGAGGGGGCGGACGGCCAGAAGAGGACCACCATCGAGATCGTGGCGGACCGCATCGTCTTTCTCGGGCGCCGCGACCGCGTCGAGGATATGGCAGGCGGCCTGCCGGATGTCGACCTCACGGAGGACGAGTTCTCGGCGGACCTCGAGCCCCGGGTGGAGGACGAGGTAGTCTACTGA
- a CDS encoding TrpB-like pyridoxal phosphate-dependent enzyme, which translates to MEEQAKIIQLGEKEIPEAWYNVLPDLPKPLEPPLHPATREPVGPDDLAPIFPMGLIEQEVSTERYIDIPGEVLDIYRIWRPTPLIRATRLEKHLQTPARIYYKNEGVSPAGSHKPNTAVAQAYYNKKEGVRKLTTETGAGQWGSALAMGCNFFGLELQVFMVRSSFQQKPYRRVLMETWGAKVEPSPSKMTEAGRKILEENPDTPGSLGIAISEAIELAVQADDVKYSLGSVLNHVLLHQTVIGLEAKKAFDLVGDFPNMVIGCVGGGSNFGGTALPFVTDRLQGKDIRLIAVEPTSCPTLTGGRFEYDFGDIAEMTPLLLMYTLGHDFIPPPSHAGGLRYHGDAPIISLLVKEGVMEARAYHQVEVFEAAVTFARTEGIIPAPETSHAIKAVIDEAVKCRESGESKCIFFNFSGHGLLDLAAYDEYLANRLSDV; encoded by the coding sequence ATGGAGGAGCAAGCGAAGATCATCCAGCTGGGGGAGAAGGAGATACCGGAAGCCTGGTACAACGTGCTGCCGGATCTGCCCAAGCCGCTGGAGCCCCCCCTGCACCCCGCCACCAGGGAGCCGGTGGGGCCCGACGACCTGGCGCCCATCTTCCCCATGGGGCTCATAGAGCAGGAGGTGAGCACGGAGCGCTACATCGACATACCCGGCGAGGTGCTGGACATCTACCGTATCTGGCGGCCCACCCCCCTTATACGCGCCACGAGGCTGGAGAAGCACCTGCAGACGCCGGCGCGCATCTACTACAAGAACGAGGGGGTCAGCCCCGCGGGAAGCCACAAGCCGAACACGGCGGTGGCGCAGGCCTACTACAACAAGAAGGAGGGCGTGCGCAAGCTGACCACCGAGACCGGGGCCGGCCAGTGGGGAAGCGCCCTGGCCATGGGCTGCAATTTCTTCGGCCTGGAGCTGCAGGTCTTCATGGTGCGCTCCAGCTTCCAGCAGAAGCCCTACCGCCGGGTGCTCATGGAGACCTGGGGCGCCAAGGTGGAACCGAGCCCGAGCAAGATGACGGAGGCCGGCAGGAAGATACTGGAAGAGAATCCCGACACTCCGGGCAGCCTGGGCATCGCCATCTCCGAGGCCATCGAGCTGGCGGTGCAGGCCGACGACGTCAAGTACAGCCTGGGCAGCGTCCTCAACCACGTTCTACTCCACCAGACGGTGATAGGGCTGGAGGCGAAGAAGGCCTTCGACCTGGTGGGAGATTTTCCCAACATGGTCATCGGTTGCGTGGGCGGCGGCTCCAACTTCGGCGGCACCGCCCTGCCCTTCGTCACGGACAGGCTGCAGGGCAAGGACATCCGGCTCATAGCCGTGGAGCCCACCTCCTGCCCCACCCTGACGGGTGGCCGTTTCGAGTATGACTTCGGCGACATCGCCGAGATGACGCCGCTGCTGCTCATGTACACGCTGGGGCACGATTTCATACCGCCGCCGTCCCATGCCGGGGGACTGCGCTACCACGGCGACGCGCCCATCATCAGCCTGCTGGTCAAGGAAGGCGTGATGGAGGCGCGGGCTTACCACCAGGTGGAGGTGTTCGAGGCGGCGGTGACCTTCGCGCGCACGGAGGGGATCATCCCGGCGCCCGAAACCTCGCACGCCATCAAGGCGGTGATCGACGAGGCCGTGAAGTGCCGCGAGAGCGGGGAGTCCAAGTGCATCTTCTTCAACTTCTCCGGCCACGGTCTGCTGGACCTTGCGGCTTACGACGAATACCTGGCCAACCGCCTGAGCGACGTCTGA
- the nfi gene encoding deoxyribonuclease V, translating to MRLALSHPMDVGTSEARSLQQRLREKVISDRPLDLARVEKVAGTDISYLREKRLALGAVVLMSYPRLEVLETATSRVEVLFPYVPGLLSFRELPALLPALEKLESVPDLILVDGQGIAHPRGFGLASHLGVLAGVPTIGCAKSRLLGEAGEPGRDVGDWVPLLHEGRTVGAVLRTRAGVKPLYVSVGHMVDLASAVEAVLACLRGFRLPEPQRRAHLLTEELKRGEKARK from the coding sequence ATGAGGCTCGCCCTTTCCCACCCGATGGATGTCGGCACCTCGGAGGCCAGGAGCTTGCAGCAGAGGCTGCGGGAGAAAGTGATAAGCGACCGGCCTCTGGACCTCGCTCGAGTGGAAAAGGTGGCGGGGACGGACATCTCCTACCTGCGCGAGAAAAGGCTGGCGCTGGGCGCGGTGGTGCTCATGAGCTATCCCCGCCTGGAGGTGCTGGAGACGGCCACGTCGCGCGTGGAAGTGCTCTTTCCCTACGTGCCAGGCCTTCTCTCCTTCCGCGAGCTCCCCGCGCTCCTGCCGGCCCTGGAGAAGCTGGAGAGCGTCCCGGACCTCATCCTCGTGGACGGCCAGGGGATAGCGCATCCGCGCGGGTTCGGGCTGGCTTCCCACCTGGGGGTCCTGGCCGGGGTCCCCACCATCGGCTGCGCCAAGTCGCGGCTGCTGGGGGAGGCCGGGGAGCCGGGGCGGGATGTGGGCGACTGGGTGCCCCTGCTGCACGAGGGGAGGACGGTGGGCGCGGTGCTGAGGACCCGCGCCGGCGTGAAACCGCTCTACGTTTCGGTTGGACACATGGTAGATCTTGCCAGCGCGGTGGAGGCGGTCCTCGCCTGCCTGCGCGGCTTCCGTCTCCCGGAGCCCCAGCGCAGGGCGCACCTCCTGACGGAGGAGTTGAAGCGCGGGGAAAAGGCGCGGAAATAG
- a CDS encoding 30S ribosomal protein S6: MREYELMYIVRPNLEPEQYEALQERVTGLIARDGGEVTGLDVWGKRKLAYPIKHESEGHYVVLTFKGGEELVQELGRILSITDEFLRHKIFRVDHRG; this comes from the coding sequence ATGCGCGAGTACGAGCTCATGTACATCGTCCGGCCCAACCTGGAGCCCGAGCAATACGAGGCGCTGCAGGAAAGGGTCACCGGCCTCATCGCCCGCGATGGCGGGGAGGTGACCGGCCTCGACGTCTGGGGGAAAAGGAAACTCGCCTATCCCATCAAGCACGAGAGCGAAGGCCACTACGTCGTCCTCACCTTCAAGGGCGGCGAGGAGCTGGTGCAGGAACTGGGGCGCATCCTTTCCATCACCGACGAGTTCCTCCGCCACAAGATATTCCGCGTGGACCATCGCGGTTAG
- a CDS encoding flavodoxin domain-containing protein: MFRRRRKALVVYHSKTGHTAEAAEAVARGLRSAGVTADVKAVSEVSGEDMSEYSILAVGSPTRGARPARVVKKFIKGLDKKALKGKSATVFTAYAALRGRTTLRRMRRLLRRKKAKVVLRGVAVKAGAPLSLWRGPQASPEDVARLEELGRKLAKKSR, encoded by the coding sequence ATGTTCAGACGCAGGAGGAAAGCGCTGGTCGTCTATCACAGCAAGACCGGGCATACCGCGGAGGCCGCGGAAGCCGTGGCCAGGGGGCTGCGATCCGCGGGGGTCACCGCGGACGTGAAGGCCGTTTCCGAGGTCAGCGGGGAAGATATGTCAGAATATTCCATTCTGGCGGTGGGGAGCCCCACGCGCGGCGCGCGGCCGGCGCGCGTGGTGAAGAAGTTCATCAAGGGCCTGGACAAGAAAGCCCTCAAGGGCAAGTCGGCCACCGTCTTCACGGCCTACGCGGCGCTTCGAGGCCGTACCACCCTGCGCCGCATGCGGCGCCTCTTGAGGAGGAAGAAGGCGAAAGTCGTGCTGCGCGGCGTCGCGGTGAAGGCGGGAGCCCCCCTCAGCCTCTGGAGGGGACCGCAGGCCTCGCCCGAGGACGTGGCGCGCCTCGAGGAACTGGGCCGCAAGCTCGCAAAGAAGTCCAGGTAG
- a CDS encoding mandelate racemase/muconate lactonizing enzyme family protein, translated as MKIVDVEGYLCRFPLREPFHPSWIPGLPSHDNSAVILRLLTDEGIEGACAGVAFAGEWKGFPELIKLFLVGRDPFRVEDFVQVLRSAKVIGFRAWFVEVALWDIIGRAAGQPVYRLLGGSRDRVKAYASTGELRDPETRAHDAVRLVEEGFRAIKLRIRDEDVRRDLAVVEAVRVAVGDDVEIMVDANQAWLIHGFGAYPKWDLKRALEVARELEHLGVAWLEEPLRMRDYEGLALLRRSTSIPISGGELNDDLDDFRELINRGCYDIIQPDVTFAGGILMGRKIAGMAEASHIIYNPHTWTNGLGLAANLQLMGAIPNCTHCEFPYDPPGWTPEGRDAMLAEPITVDAEGYVAVPDGPGLGVEVDWEKVRAHGERIV; from the coding sequence ATGAAGATCGTGGACGTGGAGGGTTACCTGTGCCGCTTTCCCCTGCGCGAGCCCTTCCACCCCAGTTGGATCCCGGGCCTGCCTTCCCACGACAACAGCGCCGTCATCCTCCGCCTGCTCACCGACGAGGGTATCGAGGGCGCCTGTGCGGGCGTCGCCTTCGCCGGGGAATGGAAGGGTTTTCCAGAGCTCATCAAGCTCTTCCTGGTGGGAAGGGACCCCTTCCGGGTCGAGGATTTCGTGCAGGTCCTGCGCTCGGCCAAGGTGATCGGCTTCCGGGCCTGGTTCGTGGAAGTGGCCCTCTGGGACATCATCGGCAGGGCCGCCGGCCAGCCCGTATACCGCCTGCTGGGGGGTTCCCGCGACCGCGTGAAGGCCTACGCCTCCACGGGGGAGCTGCGCGACCCCGAGACGAGGGCGCACGACGCGGTGCGGCTGGTGGAGGAAGGCTTCCGGGCCATCAAGCTGCGCATCCGCGACGAGGACGTGCGCCGCGACCTGGCGGTGGTTGAGGCGGTGCGCGTGGCGGTGGGGGACGACGTGGAGATCATGGTGGACGCCAACCAGGCCTGGCTCATCCACGGCTTCGGCGCCTACCCCAAGTGGGACCTCAAGCGGGCCCTCGAGGTGGCGAGGGAGCTGGAACACCTCGGGGTGGCCTGGCTGGAGGAGCCCCTGCGCATGCGGGACTACGAGGGGCTGGCCCTGCTGCGGCGCTCCACCTCCATCCCCATAAGCGGCGGGGAGCTCAACGACGACCTGGACGACTTCCGCGAGCTCATCAACCGGGGCTGCTACGACATCATCCAGCCAGACGTGACCTTCGCGGGGGGCATCCTCATGGGGCGCAAGATCGCGGGCATGGCCGAGGCCTCCCACATCATCTACAACCCGCACACCTGGACCAACGGGCTGGGGCTGGCGGCCAACCTGCAGCTCATGGGGGCCATCCCCAACTGCACCCACTGCGAGTTCCCCTACGACCCCCCGGGGTGGACGCCGGAAGGCAGGGACGCCATGCTCGCGGAGCCCATCACCGTGGACGCCGAAGGCTACGTGGCCGTCCCCGACGGGCCGGGGCTGGGGGTGGAGGTGGACTGGGAAAAGGTGCGCGCCCACGGCGAAAGGATAGTCTGA
- a CDS encoding metal-sensitive transcriptional regulator, with the protein MSEDRDSKKAVLHRLHRIEGQVRGIIRMVEEGKDCEEVLNQIAAVRSAMESVGVHIITRRMKECLQGDVASPCDEAVGEAIDSFLRFTHSMRT; encoded by the coding sequence ATGTCAGAGGACAGGGACTCCAAGAAAGCGGTCCTGCACCGACTTCATCGCATCGAAGGCCAGGTACGCGGTATCATCCGCATGGTGGAGGAAGGGAAAGACTGCGAAGAGGTCCTCAACCAGATCGCGGCCGTGCGCTCCGCCATGGAAAGCGTGGGAGTGCACATCATCACCCGCCGCATGAAGGAATGCCTACAGGGCGATGTAGCTTCTCCCTGTGACGAGGCGGTGGGAGAGGCCATCGACTCGTTCCTCCGCTTCACCCACTCCATGAGGACTTGA
- a CDS encoding serine acetyltransferase, which yields MGGDRSEGTAGSMRDVSRRLLAAAIARLPRGELAGDIETLFSEQGTLRGPAGPREALRILLVKPGVQALLLYRFYRWLHLRGMRLLPEFLARVNFFLTGAEIDPGAEIGPGCHIWHTAGVTIGRGVKIGRDVWILHNVTLGGRGGSPFNPGEEGYPRVGDGAILYTGVTVLGNVEIGAGAVIGAHSLVLDSVPPGCLACGVPARVVKRPRH from the coding sequence TTGGGCGGCGACAGATCGGAAGGCACCGCCGGAAGCATGCGGGACGTCTCGCGACGGCTCCTCGCCGCGGCGATCGCGAGGTTGCCGCGTGGCGAGCTGGCCGGCGACATCGAAACCCTCTTCAGCGAGCAGGGGACCCTGCGAGGCCCCGCCGGCCCGCGCGAGGCCCTGCGTATCCTCCTGGTGAAACCGGGCGTGCAGGCCCTCCTCCTCTACCGTTTCTACCGCTGGCTCCACCTGCGCGGCATGAGGCTGCTTCCGGAGTTCCTGGCGCGCGTCAACTTCTTCCTCACCGGGGCGGAGATAGACCCGGGAGCGGAGATAGGCCCGGGGTGCCACATCTGGCACACGGCGGGGGTGACCATCGGCCGGGGAGTGAAGATCGGCCGCGACGTGTGGATCCTGCATAACGTGACCCTGGGAGGCAGGGGCGGCTCTCCCTTCAACCCCGGGGAGGAGGGATATCCCCGCGTAGGTGACGGGGCCATCCTCTACACGGGCGTGACGGTGCTGGGGAACGTGGAGATAGGCGCGGGGGCGGTGATAGGCGCTCACTCCCTGGTGCTCGATTCGGTCCCCCCTGGCTGCCTTGCCTGCGGCGTGCCCGCCAGGGTGGTCAAGCGTCCGCGGCACTGA